A genomic window from Flavobacterium sp. I3-2 includes:
- a CDS encoding NUDIX hydrolase, protein MNKITIASAMILNTKNEILLVRKKNSTYFQLPGGKVNNNENHFETLKRELLEEIQLNIDESKCVFLGSHETEAVNEKNTRVCGNLFEVIDTNLDNIQIQNEIEEMAWINHSNYKNYKWAHLAKEFILPIWLKKQIK, encoded by the coding sequence ATGAATAAAATTACAATTGCTTCGGCAATGATCCTTAATACAAAAAATGAAATCTTATTGGTACGAAAAAAAAACTCAACTTATTTTCAATTACCTGGTGGTAAAGTAAATAATAACGAAAATCATTTCGAAACTTTAAAAAGAGAATTATTAGAAGAAATCCAATTAAACATTGATGAATCTAAGTGTGTTTTTTTAGGTAGTCATGAAACAGAAGCAGTTAATGAAAAAAATACGCGCGTTTGTGGTAACTTATTTGAAGTAATTGATACTAACTTAGATAACATCCAAATTCAAAATGAAATTGAAGAAATGGCATGGATCAACCATTCAAATTATAAAAATTATAAATGGGCGCATTTGGCAAAGGAATTTATCCTTCCGATATGGCTAAAAAAACAAATTAAATAA
- a CDS encoding DUF4249 family protein, translating into MKKILYTLVIACSLFFTSCEDVIDLDLNQYEKRVVIDANIFVGENNYNKIRLYYSAPFYATSYEYISTATVTIKDLNTNINYPFTYTSNGNYENNAFNPNVLNEYELNISYDGKVYKAFSNVTQAPIIQNVEQINNAGFSGKDYEIRFYYQDDPNEEDYYLSQIKNDDENEFNISNDQFTNGNLSYDLFFAEEDQLGVTYYYWLTKIDKDYYNYLNKMFSNAAASGNPFATPTGTLKGNITNTTNTDDFPLGYFHIAKRESVIYTIQ; encoded by the coding sequence ATGAAAAAAATCTTATATACTTTAGTAATTGCTTGTAGTTTATTTTTTACAAGTTGTGAAGATGTGATTGATTTAGATTTAAATCAGTATGAAAAACGTGTGGTTATTGACGCCAATATTTTTGTTGGTGAAAATAATTATAACAAAATCAGATTGTATTATTCGGCTCCTTTTTATGCAACATCTTACGAGTATATTTCGACAGCAACTGTTACAATAAAAGATTTAAATACAAATATCAATTATCCGTTTACGTACACATCAAACGGAAATTATGAAAACAATGCTTTTAATCCGAATGTTTTAAACGAATATGAATTGAACATTTCTTATGATGGCAAAGTTTACAAAGCCTTTTCAAATGTTACACAAGCTCCAATTATTCAAAATGTTGAGCAAATAAACAATGCTGGTTTTTCTGGTAAAGATTATGAAATTCGTTTTTATTATCAAGATGATCCAAACGAAGAAGACTATTATCTTTCACAAATTAAAAATGATGATGAAAATGAGTTTAACATCAGTAACGACCAATTTACAAATGGGAATTTAAGTTATGATTTATTTTTTGCTGAAGAAGATCAATTAGGTGTAACATATTATTATTGGTTAACCAAAATCGATAAAGATTATTACAATTATTTAAACAAAATGTTTAGTAATGCTGCTGCAAGCGGAAATCCTTTTGCAACACCAACCGGAACATTAAAAGGTAATATTACAAACACAACTAATACTGATGATTTTCCTTTAGGTTATTTTCACATCGCAAAAAGAGAAAGTGTAATCTACACCATTCAATAA
- a CDS encoding acyl-CoA dehydrogenase family protein, protein MANITRGGQFLVKETLSQNIFTPEDFSEEQVMMRDSVKEFIDREIWPNKERFEKKDYAFTEECMRKAGDLGFLGVAVPEEFGGLGMGFVSTMLTCDYISGATGSFSTAFGAHTGIGTMPITLYGTTEQKNKYVPKLASGEWFGAYCLTEPGAGSDANSGKTKAELTPDGKHYKINGQKMWISNAGFCNVMIVFARIEDDKNITGFIVEYDPNNSNGITLGEEEHKLGIRASSTRQVFYNDTLVPVENMLAGRGEGFKIAMNALNVGRIKLAAACLDSQRRLITNSVKYANERIQFKTPIANFGAIRSKIAEMATNAYVGESASYRAAGDIENRINARLAEGASHQEAELKGVEEFAIECSILKVAVSEDVQSCADEGIQIFGGMGFSEDTPMESAWRDARISRIYEGTNEINRMLTVGMLIKKAMKGHVDLLGPAMAVGEELMGIPDFSTPDYDELFAEEKALLAKLKKAFLMVAGSAVQKYGTELDKHQQLLMAASDMLIEIYMAESAILRTEKLVAKIGEDAAKIQIAMTRLYLYHATDIINNKGKEGIASFAEGDEQRMMLMGLRRFTKYDNMPNVVALRDIIADKVIAENEYCF, encoded by the coding sequence ATGGCAAATATCACAAGAGGAGGTCAATTCTTAGTAAAAGAAACCCTTTCACAAAACATTTTTACTCCAGAAGATTTTTCTGAAGAACAAGTTATGATGCGCGATTCAGTTAAAGAATTTATTGACCGCGAAATTTGGCCAAACAAAGAACGTTTCGAGAAAAAAGATTACGCCTTCACAGAAGAATGTATGCGTAAAGCTGGAGATTTAGGATTCTTAGGCGTAGCTGTTCCTGAAGAGTTTGGTGGTTTAGGAATGGGATTCGTTTCTACCATGTTAACTTGTGATTATATTTCTGGAGCAACAGGATCTTTCTCTACTGCTTTCGGAGCTCATACAGGAATTGGAACGATGCCAATTACTTTATACGGTACAACAGAACAAAAAAATAAATACGTTCCTAAATTAGCTTCAGGCGAATGGTTTGGTGCTTACTGTTTAACTGAACCAGGAGCGGGTTCTGATGCAAATTCAGGAAAAACAAAAGCTGAATTAACTCCAGACGGAAAGCATTATAAAATCAACGGACAAAAAATGTGGATTTCTAATGCTGGTTTCTGTAATGTAATGATTGTTTTCGCACGTATCGAAGACGATAAAAACATTACGGGATTCATCGTTGAATACGACCCGAACAATTCAAACGGAATCACTTTAGGTGAAGAAGAACACAAATTAGGAATTCGTGCAAGTTCAACACGTCAAGTTTTTTATAACGATACCTTAGTTCCGGTTGAAAATATGTTGGCTGGTCGTGGTGAAGGATTTAAAATTGCAATGAATGCCTTAAATGTTGGTCGTATTAAACTTGCTGCAGCTTGTTTAGATTCACAACGTCGTTTGATTACTAACTCAGTAAAATACGCTAACGAACGCATTCAGTTTAAAACTCCAATTGCAAACTTCGGAGCTATTCGTTCTAAAATTGCTGAAATGGCTACAAATGCTTATGTTGGAGAATCTGCATCTTACAGAGCTGCTGGAGATATCGAAAACAGAATCAATGCGCGTTTAGCTGAAGGAGCTTCACATCAAGAAGCTGAATTAAAAGGTGTTGAAGAATTCGCTATTGAATGTTCTATCTTAAAAGTTGCAGTTTCAGAAGATGTACAATCTTGTGCTGACGAAGGAATTCAAATTTTTGGTGGAATGGGATTCTCTGAAGATACACCAATGGAATCTGCTTGGAGAGATGCTCGTATTTCTCGTATTTACGAAGGAACAAACGAAATCAACAGAATGTTAACTGTTGGTATGTTAATTAAAAAAGCGATGAAAGGTCACGTAGATTTACTAGGACCTGCAATGGCTGTTGGAGAAGAATTAATGGGAATTCCAGATTTTTCAACTCCAGATTACGATGAATTATTTGCTGAAGAAAAAGCATTATTAGCGAAATTGAAAAAAGCTTTCTTAATGGTTGCTGGATCAGCAGTTCAAAAATATGGAACTGAATTAGATAAACACCAACAATTATTAATGGCTGCATCTGATATGTTAATTGAAATTTATATGGCAGAATCTGCCATTTTAAGAACCGAAAAATTAGTTGCTAAAATTGGTGAAGATGCTGCAAAAATTCAAATTGCAATGACACGTTTATACTTATACCATGCAACAGATATCATTAACAACAAAGGAAAAGAAGGAATTGCTTCTTTTGCTGAAGGTGATGAACAACGCATGATGTTAATGGGATTACGCCGTTTTACAAAATACGACAATATGCCAAACGTAGTTGCTTTACGCGATATTATTGCTGATAAAGTAATCGCAGAAAATGAATATTGCTTTTAA
- a CDS encoding 3-hydroxyacyl-CoA dehydrogenase/enoyl-CoA hydratase family protein — translation MKRLIKKVAVIGSGIMGSGIACHFANISVEVLLLDIVPNQLTEAEEKKGLTLESKAVRNRMVNDNLAASLKSNPSPIYDKKFANRISTGNTTDDLAKIKDVDWIIEVVVERLDIKKTVYEQIEKFRKPGTLITSNTSGIPIQFMSEGRSEDFQKHFCGTHFFNPVRYLKLFEIIPGPKTSTEVLDFLNGYGEKFLGKTSVIAKDTPAFIGNRIGIYGIMSLFHLVKEMGLTIEEVDKLTGPVIGRPKSATFRTVDVVGLDTLVHVANGLYENCPTDEAHELFKLPSFINLMMENKWLGSKTKQGFYKKVDKDILSLDLETLEYRPNKKASFQTLELTKTIDKVVDRFKVLVKGKDKAGEFYRKSFAGLFAYVSNRVPEITDDLYKIDDAMKAGFGWEHGPFQIWDAVGVEKALEFMNELGEKPAAWVQEMLDFGNKSFYTVKDGANYYYDIASKSQKKIPGQDAFIILDNIREAKKVWGNSDTTLHDLGDGILNLEFHSKMNSIGGGVISGINKAIDIAESKYDGLVIGNQGANFSVGANLGMIFMMAVEQEYDELNFAIKAFQDTMMRVRYSGIPVIAAPHTMTLGGGCELTMHADKAVAAAETYIGLVEFGVGVIPGGGGSKEMALRAADQFKKNDVKLNVLQEYFLTVGTAKVATSAYEAFDLGILQKGKDVVVVNQARQIAEAKKHALLMAEAGYTQPVRRKDIEVLGKQALGAFLVGTDGMMAGKYISEHDRKIANKLAYVMAGGDLSEPTLVSEQYLLDLEREAFLSLCTERKTLERIQFMLTKGKPLRN, via the coding sequence ATGAAAAGACTTATCAAAAAAGTGGCTGTTATCGGTTCCGGAATTATGGGTTCTGGTATTGCATGTCATTTTGCAAACATTAGTGTCGAAGTTTTATTATTAGACATCGTTCCAAATCAATTAACAGAAGCTGAAGAAAAAAAGGGTTTAACTCTAGAAAGTAAAGCAGTTCGTAACAGAATGGTTAACGACAATTTAGCAGCATCTTTAAAATCTAACCCGTCTCCTATTTATGACAAGAAATTTGCAAACCGAATTTCTACAGGAAACACGACAGATGATTTAGCTAAAATCAAAGATGTTGATTGGATAATTGAAGTTGTAGTTGAAAGACTTGATATTAAAAAAACCGTTTACGAACAAATTGAAAAATTCAGAAAACCTGGAACTTTAATTACTTCAAATACTTCTGGAATTCCGATTCAGTTTATGAGCGAAGGTCGTAGCGAAGATTTCCAAAAACACTTCTGCGGAACACACTTTTTCAACCCTGTTCGTTACTTAAAATTATTTGAAATCATTCCAGGACCAAAAACATCGACTGAAGTTTTAGATTTTTTAAATGGTTATGGAGAAAAATTCTTAGGAAAAACATCGGTTATAGCTAAAGATACTCCTGCATTTATTGGTAACAGAATTGGAATTTACGGAATCATGAGTTTATTCCACTTGGTAAAAGAAATGGGATTAACTATTGAAGAAGTTGATAAACTAACAGGTCCAGTTATCGGACGTCCTAAATCAGCAACTTTCCGTACGGTAGACGTGGTTGGATTAGATACTTTAGTTCACGTTGCCAACGGATTATATGAAAACTGTCCGACTGACGAAGCTCATGAACTTTTCAAACTTCCTTCATTCATCAACCTCATGATGGAAAACAAATGGTTAGGAAGCAAAACAAAACAAGGATTCTACAAAAAAGTAGATAAAGATATTTTATCATTAGATTTAGAAACTTTAGAATATCGTCCAAACAAAAAAGCTTCTTTCCAAACTTTAGAATTAACTAAAACAATTGATAAGGTTGTTGACCGTTTTAAAGTCTTAGTTAAAGGAAAAGATAAAGCGGGTGAATTCTATCGTAAATCTTTTGCAGGTTTATTTGCTTATGTATCTAACCGCGTTCCAGAAATCACGGACGATTTATACAAAATTGACGATGCGATGAAAGCTGGTTTTGGTTGGGAACATGGACCTTTCCAAATTTGGGATGCTGTTGGTGTTGAAAAAGCATTAGAATTTATGAACGAGTTAGGTGAAAAACCTGCGGCTTGGGTTCAAGAAATGCTAGATTTTGGAAACAAATCGTTTTATACAGTTAAAGATGGAGCTAATTATTACTACGATATCGCTTCTAAATCTCAAAAGAAAATTCCAGGACAAGACGCTTTTATCATTCTTGATAACATTCGTGAAGCGAAAAAAGTTTGGGGTAATTCCGATACAACTTTACACGATTTAGGTGACGGAATCTTAAACTTAGAATTCCACTCTAAAATGAACTCTATTGGTGGTGGTGTAATCTCTGGAATCAACAAAGCTATTGATATTGCAGAAAGCAAATACGATGGTTTAGTAATTGGTAACCAAGGTGCAAACTTCTCTGTTGGAGCAAATTTAGGTATGATTTTTATGATGGCTGTAGAGCAAGAATACGATGAGTTAAACTTCGCTATCAAAGCTTTCCAAGATACGATGATGCGTGTACGCTATTCAGGAATTCCAGTAATTGCTGCTCCTCATACCATGACTTTAGGCGGTGGCTGTGAACTTACGATGCATGCCGATAAAGCTGTTGCAGCTGCAGAAACGTATATTGGTTTGGTTGAATTTGGTGTTGGTGTTATTCCTGGTGGAGGTGGTTCTAAAGAAATGGCTTTACGTGCTGCAGACCAATTCAAGAAAAACGATGTTAAATTAAACGTTTTACAAGAATATTTCTTAACAGTAGGTACAGCTAAAGTTGCAACTTCTGCTTACGAAGCTTTCGATTTAGGAATCTTACAAAAAGGTAAAGACGTAGTTGTTGTAAACCAAGCACGTCAAATTGCTGAAGCTAAAAAACATGCGTTATTAATGGCCGAAGCTGGATATACACAACCAGTTCGTCGTAAAGATATTGAAGTTTTAGGTAAACAAGCTCTTGGGGCATTCTTAGTGGGAACAGACGGTATGATGGCTGGTAAATATATATCGGAACATGACCGTAAAATTGCTAATAAATTAGCTTACGTTATGGCAGGAGGAGACTTATCTGAACCAACTTTAGTTTCCGAACAATACTTATTGGATTTAGAGCGCGAAGCTTTCTTATCATTATGTACAGAAAGAAAAACATTAGAAAGAATCCAATTCATGTTAACAAAAGGGAAACCGTTACGTAATTAG
- a CDS encoding acetyl-CoA C-acyltransferase: protein MKTAYIVKAYRTAVGKAPKGLFRFKRPDELAAETIEFMMNKVPQLDKKRIDDVMVGNAMPEAEQGLNMGRLISLMGLKVNDVPGVTVNRYCASGLETIGMATAKIQSGMAHCIIAGGAESMSFIPMGGYRATPDYGVAKEGHEDYYWGMGLTAEAVAKQFNISREDQDKFAFESHMKALKAQAEGKFDSQIIPITVDQTFINEKGKKETTSYTVSKDEGPRAGTSVEALAKLRPVFAADGTVTAGNSSQMSDGAAFVLVMSEDMVKELNLEPIARLVTFASAGVEPRIMGIGPVKAIPKALLQAGLKQNEIDLIELNEAFASQSLAVIRELDLNPEIINVNGGAIALGHPLGCTGAKLSVQLFDEMKRRGNKYGMVTMCVGTGQGTAGIYELL, encoded by the coding sequence ATGAAAACAGCATATATAGTTAAAGCATACAGAACGGCCGTAGGTAAAGCACCTAAAGGATTATTCCGTTTTAAAAGACCGGATGAGTTGGCTGCCGAAACCATCGAATTTATGATGAATAAAGTGCCACAATTAGATAAAAAACGTATTGACGACGTTATGGTTGGAAATGCGATGCCAGAAGCAGAACAAGGTTTAAACATGGGACGTTTAATTTCATTAATGGGATTAAAAGTGAACGATGTTCCTGGAGTAACTGTAAATCGTTATTGCGCATCTGGATTAGAGACTATCGGAATGGCAACAGCAAAAATCCAATCAGGAATGGCGCATTGTATCATTGCTGGTGGAGCTGAGTCTATGAGTTTTATCCCAATGGGAGGTTATCGTGCTACACCAGATTACGGTGTTGCTAAAGAAGGACATGAAGATTACTACTGGGGAATGGGTTTAACAGCAGAAGCTGTTGCAAAACAATTCAACATTTCTCGTGAAGACCAAGATAAATTTGCTTTTGAATCACACATGAAAGCCTTAAAAGCTCAGGCAGAAGGAAAATTTGATTCGCAAATTATTCCAATCACAGTAGATCAAACCTTTATAAATGAAAAAGGTAAAAAAGAAACAACTTCTTACACCGTTTCTAAAGATGAGGGACCTCGAGCAGGAACAAGTGTTGAAGCATTAGCTAAATTACGTCCAGTTTTCGCAGCTGACGGAACAGTTACAGCTGGTAACTCATCACAAATGTCTGACGGAGCAGCGTTTGTATTAGTAATGTCTGAAGATATGGTAAAAGAATTAAACTTAGAGCCAATTGCTCGTTTGGTAACTTTTGCTTCCGCTGGTGTTGAACCTCGAATTATGGGAATCGGTCCTGTAAAAGCTATTCCAAAAGCGTTACTGCAAGCAGGTTTAAAACAAAACGAAATAGATTTAATCGAACTTAACGAAGCATTTGCTTCTCAATCATTAGCTGTAATTCGTGAGTTAGATTTAAATCCAGAAATCATCAACGTTAACGGAGGTGCAATTGCTTTAGGACATCCGCTAGGTTGTACAGGTGCCAAATTATCTGTTCAGTTATTCGACGAAATGAAACGTCGTGGTAACAAATACGGAATGGTAACTATGTGCGTAGGTACAGGTCAAGGAACTGCTGGTATTTATGAACTATTATAA
- a CDS encoding carboxypeptidase-like regulatory domain-containing protein — protein MKKNLYLLLFFIFSYSLSAQVLFKLNGKVKNNNNESLADVVIYISEINRELTTDSQGNFETDLAAGDYTIFAEYLGFESFQQNVTITKDQNLNIQLKSLGDEYLDEIVIYADGKKIDVRKPEMSVNTLTAAEIKKLPVVLGETDILKSILLLPGVVNSGEGTSGFNVRGGGSDQNLLLLDQTNVFSSSHLYGFFSVFNNDAVRNIKLYKGGIPARYGGRASSVLEIDQKVGSYENFSAYGGIGLLSSRLTVEGPIIKDKFSYLLSGRGSYAHLFLKLTDIKSTAYFYDLNAKLSYKFDDYNNLNLTSYFGRDIFKFNTAFNNNFGNTIVSANYNHRFNENIKGKLYANFTDYQYNLTLGFVGFDWNSGLTNYDFKYHIDQNISDKLDLKYGIQAQYYKFNPGTIEPISADSQVNYYKIPNKFAFEPSVFIEAEQELSSIFRVNYGVRYSQFYRLGKEEINNYANNNPVIYNPQTDAYEKATPISQTFYGTNKKISFFDNFEPRIALSVQTQEEQSLKFSFSKMAQYIHVISNTNAATPLDIWEPSGPYVKPQIVYQYAAGFFQNFKDNNYSLEIEAYYKDGKNRLDYIDGADLIGNKAIEQVLLNGKTRAYGVEFLFRKNYGKFNGWVAYTISKSEQKTIGKTPGEVGINHGEWYRTPYDRTHDLTIVGNYELNKKWSLSGSFILQSGRPVTYPVAKYEFLDQTINDFDERNNYSLPAFHHLDISATYVPNPDSKKRWKSEWVFSIYNVYGRKNAASISFRENEDFREKTEAVKLSIFGIVPSVTYNFKF, from the coding sequence ATGAAAAAGAATCTTTATCTTTTACTTTTCTTTATTTTTAGTTATTCGCTCTCTGCTCAAGTGCTTTTTAAACTTAACGGAAAAGTTAAAAACAATAACAATGAATCACTTGCAGATGTTGTTATTTACATTTCAGAAATAAACAGAGAATTAACTACCGATTCACAAGGTAATTTTGAAACCGATTTAGCAGCTGGAGATTATACCATATTTGCTGAATATTTAGGTTTTGAAAGTTTTCAACAAAACGTTACAATTACTAAAGATCAAAATTTAAACATTCAACTAAAAAGTTTAGGAGATGAATATTTAGATGAAATTGTAATTTACGCAGACGGCAAAAAGATTGATGTTCGTAAGCCAGAAATGAGTGTAAATACATTAACTGCAGCTGAAATCAAAAAACTTCCTGTTGTTTTAGGAGAAACCGATATTCTAAAATCGATTTTACTTTTACCTGGAGTTGTAAACTCGGGCGAAGGAACTTCTGGGTTTAACGTTCGTGGTGGTGGTTCGGATCAAAATCTTTTGCTTTTAGATCAAACCAATGTATTTAGTTCTTCTCATTTGTATGGATTTTTCTCGGTTTTCAATAACGATGCGGTTCGAAATATCAAATTATACAAAGGTGGTATTCCTGCGCGTTATGGCGGAAGAGCTTCATCTGTTTTGGAAATTGACCAGAAAGTCGGAAGTTATGAAAACTTCAGTGCTTATGGTGGAATCGGTCTTTTATCAAGTCGTTTAACTGTTGAAGGCCCAATTATTAAAGATAAATTTTCTTATTTACTTTCTGGAAGAGGTTCTTATGCTCATTTATTTTTAAAGTTAACAGATATTAAAAGTACCGCATATTTTTATGATTTAAACGCCAAATTAAGTTACAAATTTGACGACTACAACAACTTAAATTTGACTTCATATTTTGGTAGAGATATTTTTAAATTTAATACTGCTTTTAATAATAATTTCGGTAATACAATTGTTTCTGCAAATTACAACCATAGATTCAACGAAAACATCAAAGGAAAATTATATGCTAATTTCACCGATTATCAATATAATTTAACGCTTGGCTTTGTAGGTTTTGATTGGAATTCTGGACTAACAAATTATGATTTCAAATATCATATTGACCAAAATATTTCAGATAAGTTAGATTTAAAATATGGAATTCAAGCACAATATTATAAATTTAATCCAGGAACTATTGAACCAATTTCTGCAGATTCACAAGTAAATTATTACAAAATACCTAATAAATTCGCATTTGAACCTTCTGTTTTTATTGAAGCAGAACAAGAATTAAGTTCCATTTTCCGTGTGAATTATGGGGTTCGTTATTCTCAATTTTATCGTTTAGGTAAAGAAGAAATTAACAATTACGCCAACAACAATCCAGTTATTTATAATCCACAAACCGACGCGTACGAAAAAGCTACTCCAATTAGTCAAACATTTTACGGTACAAATAAAAAAATAAGCTTCTTTGATAATTTCGAACCAAGAATTGCACTTTCTGTACAAACCCAAGAAGAGCAATCTTTGAAATTCAGTTTCAGTAAAATGGCGCAATACATTCATGTAATTTCTAATACAAATGCTGCGACACCTTTAGATATTTGGGAACCAAGTGGCCCGTATGTGAAACCACAAATTGTGTATCAATATGCGGCTGGATTTTTTCAAAACTTTAAAGACAATAATTATAGTTTAGAAATTGAAGCGTATTACAAAGACGGAAAAAACCGTTTAGATTATATTGATGGCGCAGATTTAATCGGAAATAAAGCTATCGAACAAGTTTTACTTAACGGAAAAACAAGAGCTTACGGAGTTGAATTTTTATTCCGTAAAAACTATGGTAAATTCAATGGTTGGGTTGCATACACGATTTCAAAATCGGAACAAAAAACCATTGGAAAAACACCTGGCGAAGTCGGAATTAATCATGGAGAATGGTATCGAACACCATATGACAGAACGCATGATTTAACCATTGTTGGAAATTATGAATTAAACAAAAAATGGTCGTTAAGCGGAAGTTTTATTTTACAATCGGGTCGTCCAGTAACGTATCCGGTTGCTAAATATGAATTTTTAGACCAAACGATTAACGATTTTGATGAAAGAAACAATTATAGTTTACCTGCATTTCATCATTTAGACATTTCTGCTACTTATGTTCCCAATCCAGACAGCAAAAAAAGATGGAAAAGCGAATGGGTTTTTAGTATTTATAATGTTTACGGACGTAAAAATGCAGCTTCAATCAGCTTTAGAGAAAATGAAGATTTTAGAGAAAAAACAGAAGCTGTTAAACTTTCTATTTTCGGAATTGTACCAAGTGTAACGTATAATTTTAAATTTTAA
- a CDS encoding four helix bundle protein, which translates to MHNFEKLKIWEKAMEIAVEVYEISSLLPKDEKFNLIHQIKKCAVSIPSNIAEGAGRNYNKEFIQFLGIANGSTFELITQLILAKRLNLVDNEKIQPIIDKLIEVSNMNFALKKSLNK; encoded by the coding sequence ATGCATAATTTCGAAAAACTTAAAATTTGGGAAAAAGCGATGGAAATTGCTGTTGAAGTATATGAAATATCATCTCTTCTACCTAAAGATGAAAAGTTTAATTTAATTCATCAAATTAAAAAATGTGCTGTATCTATCCCATCTAATATTGCCGAAGGAGCTGGAAGAAATTACAATAAAGAATTTATTCAGTTTTTAGGAATTGCTAATGGTTCTACATTTGAATTAATAACACAATTAATACTTGCCAAACGTTTAAATCTAGTTGATAACGAAAAGATTCAACCTATAATAGATAAATTGATAGAAGTCTCAAATATGAATTTTGCTCTTAAGAAATCATTAAACAAATGA
- a CDS encoding transposase, with product MKSPVGKIIKDQGLLEGLKIQEDLSKLLKELHSDLIEAMLHDELDAHLGYSKNEKNDSNNACNGSTSKRLKSEHGETIISVPCDSDGSFESIVVPKHQSKTIPSENVVILFTLKG from the coding sequence ATGAAATCACCAGTAGGCAAAATTATCAAAGACCAAGGACTTTTAGAAGGTTTAAAAATACAAGAAGACTTAAGTAAATTATTAAAGGAATTACATTCTGATTTAATCGAAGCGATGTTACATGACGAACTTGATGCGCATTTAGGTTACTCTAAAAATGAAAAAAATGATAGTAACAATGCGTGTAATGGTTCGACTTCTAAGCGCTTAAAAAGCGAACATGGCGAAACTATAATTTCAGTTCCTTGTGATAGCGACGGAAGTTTTGAATCTATTGTGGTTCCTAAACATCAATCTAAAACCATTCCATCTGAAAATGTGGTAATTCTCTTTACGCTAAAGGGTTAA